Proteins encoded together in one uncultured Flavobacterium sp. window:
- the dnaE gene encoding DNA polymerase III subunit alpha — translation MYLNCHSYHSLRYGTISLDDLIDQAVSCGIKAMALTDINTVTGIYDFIRACDKAEIKPLVGIEFRSNHQFRYIGLAKDTNGLGEMNRFLTDHNFSGESLPLIAPKFESVFVIYTLENAPAVLRENEFIGVRPEEVSRLFTSKHKSKISKMVILQSVTFSTKKEFNLHKILRAIDTNIILSKLTEADYCKTSEKILPLEWLLPYYENYPEIITNTQYIIDSCNFQYDFKTPKNKKFYTENRQTDIAKLTQLAHEGLLWRYGKDHKEAKARVEKELKVIDELEFSGYFLITWDIVQYSNSQGFMHIGRGSGANSIIAYCLGITDICPIELDLYFERFLNLNRKSPPDFDIDWSWKERNTILDYIFNKYGRDHVAFCGTNVEFKHRSIFREVGKVFGLPKEELDMLAKNPMALHETNSIVKLVQEYSIMMNKYPNQRSMHACGIIISEEPITNYTPLEMPPKGFPIVLFDMHIAEEIGFEKFDILSQRGIGHIDDSVKLIEKNRGIKVNIRDTSISKDEAICNIYLAQGRTIGCFYIESPAMRGLLRRLNCDNYKILVAASSIIRPGVAQSGMMKEYIFRHNNPDQFEYFHEVFKEHLGETYGIMVYQEDVIKIAQHYGGLPAADGDILRRAMSGKGRSKEALQKVKDNFFACCAEKGHPEGLSQEIYRQIESFAGFSFCKAHSASYAVESYQSLYLKINYPVEFMTAVINNQGGFYRTEVYVHEARMSGGTILNPCVNKSEYQTTVYGTSIYLGFMHLQSLESKTAHLIESEREKNGDYLSLEDFIQRIPIGIESMKVLIFIDAFRFTGKTKNQLLVVASLLLNNFKPENRSLMLLQEPVKEYKLPTLERSLYEDAFDEIELLSFPVSCTVFDLLQTKYRGDIMAKDLVVHHKKQVRMLAYLISRKQVPTKKGTMYFGTWIDHEGSYFDTAHFPDSLAQYPFQGGGCYLLLGNVEVDYHFPTITITKMAKMPFIPDPRYMDAKDQFKTQRQIKEDVSPTHRAPYPQGHEINLPRHRMKFQNKTN, via the coding sequence ATGTATCTCAACTGTCATTCTTACCACTCTCTGCGTTACGGCACGATTTCTCTTGATGATCTGATCGATCAGGCGGTTTCTTGCGGTATAAAAGCAATGGCACTTACAGATATTAATACTGTAACGGGAATTTATGATTTTATAAGAGCATGTGACAAAGCGGAAATTAAACCTCTTGTGGGAATAGAATTTCGCTCTAATCATCAATTTCGATATATTGGCTTAGCCAAAGACACTAACGGACTCGGCGAAATGAATCGTTTTTTGACGGATCATAATTTCAGCGGAGAATCTTTGCCACTGATTGCTCCTAAATTCGAATCGGTTTTTGTTATTTATACTTTAGAAAATGCTCCTGCAGTACTTCGTGAAAATGAATTTATCGGAGTTCGCCCTGAGGAAGTTTCCAGACTTTTTACTTCAAAACATAAAAGTAAAATATCTAAAATGGTGATTCTTCAATCTGTTACTTTCAGTACCAAAAAAGAATTCAATCTTCACAAAATTCTGCGCGCGATTGATACTAATATCATTTTATCAAAACTAACAGAAGCTGACTATTGCAAAACTTCTGAGAAAATACTCCCTTTAGAATGGCTGCTGCCTTATTATGAAAACTATCCTGAAATTATAACCAACACGCAGTACATAATAGATTCCTGCAATTTTCAATATGATTTTAAAACTCCTAAAAACAAGAAATTTTATACTGAAAATCGTCAGACTGATATCGCAAAACTGACTCAATTAGCCCATGAGGGATTATTATGGCGCTATGGCAAAGATCACAAAGAAGCAAAAGCACGTGTCGAAAAAGAACTTAAAGTTATTGATGAACTTGAATTTAGTGGATATTTTTTAATCACCTGGGATATTGTTCAATATAGCAACAGTCAGGGTTTTATGCATATTGGCCGAGGCAGCGGTGCTAATAGTATCATTGCATATTGTCTGGGAATTACTGATATATGCCCAATAGAACTTGATTTATATTTTGAGCGTTTTTTGAATTTAAATCGAAAAAGTCCTCCCGATTTTGATATTGATTGGAGCTGGAAAGAACGCAATACCATTTTAGACTATATTTTTAATAAATATGGTCGCGATCATGTTGCTTTTTGCGGAACCAATGTAGAATTCAAACATCGCTCTATTTTTAGGGAAGTCGGAAAAGTATTTGGTCTTCCAAAAGAAGAATTAGATATGTTAGCCAAAAATCCGATGGCATTACATGAAACTAATTCCATCGTAAAATTGGTTCAGGAATACAGCATCATGATGAATAAATACCCAAATCAGCGCAGTATGCACGCTTGCGGAATTATCATTTCTGAAGAACCTATTACCAATTATACACCTCTGGAAATGCCTCCAAAAGGATTTCCAATCGTGCTTTTTGACATGCATATTGCCGAAGAAATTGGTTTTGAAAAATTCGATATTCTAAGTCAGCGTGGTATTGGTCATATTGATGATAGCGTAAAACTAATCGAAAAAAATAGAGGAATCAAAGTCAATATTCGAGATACTTCGATTTCTAAAGATGAAGCTATATGTAATATTTATTTGGCTCAAGGCCGAACTATTGGCTGCTTTTATATCGAAAGTCCTGCCATGCGCGGATTATTACGCCGACTGAATTGTGATAATTATAAAATTCTGGTTGCGGCTTCTTCGATTATTCGGCCGGGAGTTGCACAATCCGGAATGATGAAAGAATATATTTTTCGCCATAACAATCCGGATCAGTTTGAATATTTTCATGAGGTTTTTAAAGAACATCTTGGCGAAACTTATGGCATTATGGTCTATCAGGAAGATGTTATCAAAATTGCCCAGCATTATGGAGGTCTTCCCGCAGCTGATGGCGATATCCTGCGTCGCGCCATGTCCGGAAAAGGACGCTCTAAAGAAGCTTTGCAAAAAGTAAAAGATAATTTCTTTGCTTGCTGTGCTGAGAAAGGACATCCTGAAGGGCTTAGTCAGGAAATTTACCGTCAGATCGAATCCTTTGCCGGGTTTTCATTTTGTAAAGCACACTCGGCTTCTTATGCCGTAGAAAGTTACCAAAGTTTATACCTCAAGATTAATTATCCTGTAGAATTTATGACGGCAGTAATCAATAATCAAGGCGGATTTTACAGAACCGAAGTTTATGTACACGAAGCTCGAATGTCTGGTGGAACAATTCTTAATCCGTGCGTGAATAAAAGTGAATATCAAACTACCGTATACGGCACAAGTATTTATTTAGGTTTTATGCATTTGCAAAGTTTAGAATCAAAAACGGCTCATTTAATTGAATCAGAAAGAGAGAAAAATGGCGATTATCTTTCTTTAGAAGATTTTATTCAACGCATTCCTATTGGGATTGAAAGCATGAAAGTTTTGATTTTTATAGATGCTTTCCGATTTACAGGAAAAACTAAAAATCAGCTTTTGGTCGTTGCAAGTTTGCTTCTAAACAATTTTAAACCCGAAAACAGAAGTTTGATGCTCCTGCAGGAACCAGTTAAGGAATACAAACTTCCTACTCTGGAACGTTCTTTATATGAAGATGCTTTTGATGAAATTGAATTGCTGAGTTTTCCTGTTTCATGTACTGTTTTTGACCTCTTGCAAACCAAATATCGCGGAGATATCATGGCTAAAGATTTAGTGGTTCATCATAAAAAACAGGTTCGGATGCTGGCATATTTAATCTCCAGAAAACAAGTTCCGACTAAAAAAGGCACCATGTATTTTGGAACCTGGATTGATCATGAAGGTTCTTATTTTGATACCGCCCATTTTCCGGATAGTCTGGCACAATATCCTTTTCAGGGAGGCGGCTGTTATCTTTTGTTAGGAAATGTAGAAGTTGATTATCATTTCCCTACAATTACAATAACTAAAATGGCCAAGATGCCTTTTATTCCTGATCCGCGTTATATGGATGCCAAAGATCAGTTTAAAACACAACGTCAAATTAAGGAAGATGTCAGTCCAACACATAGAGCACCATATCCGCAGGGACATGAAATCAATTTACCAAGACATCGAATGAAATTTCAAAATAAAACAAATTGA
- the dinB gene encoding DNA polymerase IV, whose translation MARAIVHMDLDTFFVSCERLTNSQLNGIPLIIGGGDRGVVASCSYEARYFGVRSAMPIHMAMKLCPQAKIIKGDMELYSQLSHDVTQVIQEKAPIMEKASIDEFYLDITGMDRFHGSYKWTDELAKSVIRETGLPISFSLSINKTVSKIATGEGKPKGNLEIPEENVQAFLNPLSIQKIPMVGTVTFQLLSRIGIRTIQTLSEMPAEVLQRMIGKNGLDIWKKANGIDNTPVEPYSERKSISTESTFSQDTIDIEKLKRILIGMVEKLAFQLRSEQWLTSTITVKIRYANFDTETKQCKIAYTSADHILTKNVMELFDKVYQRRMRLRLIGIRFSGLVRGTYQIDLFEDTQEMLSLYDAMDRMKKRYGFDAVMRCAGAHFKPNNKDEILKRIK comes from the coding sequence ATGGCAAGGGCAATTGTACACATGGATTTGGATACTTTTTTTGTATCCTGCGAAAGGCTAACCAACTCACAATTAAATGGTATTCCGTTGATTATTGGTGGTGGCGATCGCGGCGTTGTAGCCTCTTGTTCGTATGAAGCCCGCTATTTTGGAGTCCGTTCTGCGATGCCTATTCACATGGCAATGAAACTTTGCCCGCAAGCCAAAATCATAAAAGGCGATATGGAATTATACTCTCAATTATCGCATGACGTTACGCAGGTTATTCAGGAAAAAGCACCGATTATGGAAAAAGCCAGCATCGACGAATTTTATCTGGATATTACCGGAATGGATCGTTTTCACGGAAGTTATAAATGGACTGATGAATTGGCAAAATCAGTTATTAGAGAAACCGGACTTCCTATTAGTTTTTCATTATCCATAAATAAAACCGTTTCTAAAATTGCAACTGGCGAAGGAAAACCAAAAGGAAATTTAGAAATCCCGGAAGAAAATGTACAAGCTTTTTTAAACCCGTTATCGATTCAAAAAATTCCTATGGTCGGAACGGTCACTTTTCAGCTTTTATCCAGAATTGGTATTCGAACCATACAAACTTTATCTGAAATGCCTGCCGAAGTATTGCAACGCATGATTGGTAAAAATGGGCTGGATATTTGGAAAAAAGCCAATGGAATCGACAACACACCTGTTGAACCTTATAGCGAAAGAAAATCAATTTCTACTGAAAGTACTTTTTCTCAAGATACAATTGATATTGAAAAACTCAAAAGAATACTTATCGGAATGGTCGAAAAACTGGCTTTCCAACTTCGGTCTGAGCAATGGTTAACCTCAACAATTACCGTTAAAATACGCTACGCCAATTTTGATACCGAAACCAAACAATGCAAAATTGCTTATACCTCGGCAGATCATATTCTGACCAAAAATGTAATGGAACTTTTTGATAAAGTTTACCAGCGTCGTATGCGATTGCGTTTGATTGGTATTCGCTTTAGCGGATTGGTTCGGGGTACCTATCAAATTGATCTTTTTGAAGATACTCAGGAAATGTTGTCACTTTATGATGCGATGGACCGAATGAAAAAACGTTATGGTTTTGATGCCGTAATGCGTTGTGCCGGAGCTCATTTTAAACCCAATAATAAAGACGAAATTTTAAAACGTATTAAATAA
- a CDS encoding LexA family transcriptional regulator has translation MSLFSDNIRALRVKHKISQEKLAENLRITRGRYVKYEDGTSEAPYDILKQIALYFHTSIDLLLSVDIRKIDIENLIKLEGNRLILPIQVDRFGENYIEIVSQKAKAGYLNGYADPEYIESLQQISLPFLGPGKHRGFPVEGDSMPPHEDGSIIIGRYVERLGEVMDGKTYILITKNEGMVYKRLNKNKKNALVLESDNRFYPNYEVKASDILEIWEYECNIGRSDKRHEATESQSMKDLLLEVKREVMEIKNNTSNT, from the coding sequence ATGTCTTTATTTTCAGATAACATCAGAGCATTGAGGGTTAAGCATAAAATATCGCAGGAGAAATTAGCTGAAAACCTTAGAATTACCCGAGGAAGATATGTTAAATACGAAGACGGAACATCCGAAGCACCGTATGATATCTTAAAGCAGATTGCCTTATATTTTCATACTAGTATTGATTTACTATTGTCTGTCGATATACGAAAGATAGACATAGAAAATTTGATAAAATTAGAAGGTAATCGACTTATTTTGCCTATACAAGTAGACAGATTCGGGGAGAATTATATCGAAATTGTATCTCAAAAAGCAAAAGCAGGTTATCTGAACGGGTATGCCGATCCGGAATATATTGAGAGTCTGCAGCAAATTTCACTTCCGTTTTTAGGACCTGGCAAACACAGAGGTTTTCCTGTAGAAGGTGATTCAATGCCGCCACATGAAGACGGATCTATTATTATTGGCCGTTATGTAGAAAGGCTGGGAGAGGTAATGGATGGTAAAACGTATATACTGATTACCAAAAATGAGGGAATGGTTTATAAGCGTTTAAATAAAAATAAAAAGAATGCTTTGGTTCTGGAATCTGACAATCGTTTTTATCCGAATTATGAAGTTAAAGCTTCTGATATTTTAGAAATCTGGGAATACGAATGCAACATCGGACGCAGTGATAAACGTCACGAAGCAACCGAATCTCAAAGTATGAAAGATTTACTTCTGGAAGTAAAAAGAGAAGTGATGGAGATTAAGAATAATACTTCGAATACATAA
- a CDS encoding phosphatase PAP2 family protein — protein sequence MFYKVISLVFLCSFLSANAQQNDSITKIDSTSHNLKFNYKQLIIPGVLIGYGVIGIGNDQLLSFNHQIQNEVTEDIDNKITIDDFSQYAPAVSVYALNAFGVKGKNNMRDRSVIFVTSYVIMASTVLGLKSIVHEERPDGSSNNSFPSGHTATAFAGAEFLWQEYKDKSIWYGIAGYAVATGTGLFRIYNNRHWLTDVVAGAGIGILSTKLAYWMNPYITRKLFKSSSENKSTSMVMPFYNGQQYGLGFVKVF from the coding sequence ATGTTTTACAAAGTTATTTCACTAGTGTTTTTATGCAGTTTTTTGAGTGCCAATGCACAACAAAATGACTCTATAACAAAAATTGACAGTACTTCACATAACTTAAAATTCAATTACAAACAATTAATCATTCCAGGTGTATTAATTGGATACGGCGTAATTGGAATTGGAAACGATCAGCTTTTAAGTTTCAACCATCAAATTCAAAATGAAGTTACTGAGGACATTGACAACAAAATCACTATTGATGATTTCTCTCAATATGCACCTGCAGTATCTGTTTATGCTTTGAATGCTTTTGGTGTAAAAGGCAAAAATAACATGCGTGATCGTTCTGTGATATTTGTGACTTCGTATGTTATTATGGCTTCAACCGTTTTGGGATTAAAATCGATTGTACATGAAGAACGCCCAGACGGAAGTTCTAACAATTCATTCCCTTCTGGTCACACAGCAACTGCTTTTGCCGGAGCCGAATTTTTATGGCAGGAATACAAAGACAAATCGATTTGGTACGGAATTGCTGGTTATGCCGTAGCAACAGGAACCGGGCTTTTTAGAATTTATAACAACCGCCATTGGTTAACGGATGTCGTTGCCGGAGCCGGAATTGGGATTTTGAGTACCAAGCTGGCTTATTGGATGAATCCATATATTACCAGAAAACTTTTTAAATCATCTTCTGAAAATAAATCAACTTCTATGGTAATGCCTTTTTATAATGGGCAACAATATGGATTGGGTTTTGTGAAGGTGTTTTAG
- a CDS encoding ATP-binding protein: protein MRIKTKLNLGVGLLFLLIIILTLVSAFYIFSIKKDTENILKANYNTLEYSRNMLLSLDEIATNKENPIITFRENLQKQTQNVTERGEKKGTDSLKRNFALLEKNNSDESLKMQIRQDIFEIMKLNMNAIKQKSDIAQHTAETANLWIAIVGTLCFLIAFNLLVNLPNNIANPIKELTQSIKEIANKNYSERVHFTNHNEYGDLAKSFNTMAQKLEEYHDSNLYKLFFEKKRLETLINNMHDPIIGLDHEGIILFVNDEALKIIGMKLEDVIGKSASTLALSNDLIRSLILKESTDFQKKQPMKIFAHGKESYFDKETINITITPTGEEKEINIGDVIILRNITLFKELDFAKTNFIATVSHELKTPIASIKLSLQLLENTKTGNMNDDQKQLVESIKDDSQRLLKITGELLNLSQLETGNIQLNIDKSNPYAIVNYAVEAVKVQADQKLIKLVIDADENLQDVKADSEKTGWVLINYLANAITYSSEKSTIIIRLKQESNQIVFQVIDTGKGIDARYKDKVFDKYFQIPGSQKSGTGLGLAISKEFIEAQNGIIGVESNLGLGSTFWFSLKV from the coding sequence ATGAGAATTAAAACTAAATTGAATCTGGGAGTTGGGTTATTATTTTTACTAATAATAATACTCACATTAGTGAGCGCCTTTTATATTTTCTCTATAAAAAAAGATACTGAAAATATTCTGAAAGCCAATTATAATACACTGGAGTATTCTAGAAACATGCTTTTGTCTTTGGACGAAATCGCTACTAATAAAGAGAATCCTATTATTACTTTTAGAGAAAACCTTCAGAAACAAACACAAAATGTTACTGAAAGGGGAGAGAAAAAAGGAACAGATAGTCTTAAGAGAAATTTTGCTCTTCTGGAAAAAAATAACTCCGATGAGTCTCTTAAAATGCAAATACGACAAGATATTTTTGAGATCATGAAACTCAATATGAATGCTATAAAACAAAAAAGTGATATTGCCCAACATACCGCCGAAACTGCCAATTTATGGATCGCTATTGTGGGAACTTTATGCTTTTTAATTGCGTTTAATTTGCTTGTTAATTTACCTAATAATATTGCAAATCCAATTAAGGAATTAACACAGAGTATTAAGGAAATTGCAAATAAAAATTACTCTGAACGTGTACATTTTACCAATCATAACGAATATGGCGATTTAGCCAAATCGTTTAATACAATGGCTCAAAAACTCGAAGAATATCACGACAGTAATTTGTACAAACTTTTCTTTGAGAAAAAGCGTTTGGAAACTTTAATCAATAATATGCACGATCCTATTATTGGATTGGATCACGAAGGTATCATTTTGTTTGTAAATGATGAAGCCCTGAAAATTATTGGAATGAAACTGGAAGATGTTATCGGAAAATCGGCTTCTACCCTGGCCTTGTCAAATGATTTGATACGTTCGTTGATTTTGAAAGAATCAACAGATTTTCAGAAAAAACAACCAATGAAAATTTTTGCCCACGGAAAAGAAAGTTATTTTGATAAAGAAACCATCAATATTACCATAACTCCAACCGGAGAAGAAAAGGAAATTAATATTGGTGATGTGATTATTCTTCGAAATATTACCTTATTCAAAGAACTTGATTTTGCAAAAACCAATTTTATTGCCACCGTTTCACACGAATTAAAAACACCAATTGCTTCTATAAAACTAAGTCTTCAATTGCTTGAAAATACCAAAACAGGAAATATGAACGACGATCAGAAACAATTGGTCGAAAGCATTAAAGATGATAGTCAAAGGCTACTAAAAATTACAGGAGAACTACTTAACTTGTCACAATTAGAAACAGGTAATATTCAGCTTAATATCGACAAAAGTAATCCGTATGCTATTGTAAATTATGCTGTTGAAGCTGTCAAAGTTCAAGCAGATCAAAAACTAATAAAACTTGTAATTGATGCCGATGAAAACCTGCAAGATGTAAAAGCTGACAGTGAAAAAACAGGTTGGGTTTTAATTAATTATCTTGCAAATGCCATTACCTATTCGTCTGAAAAGAGTACAATTATCATCAGATTAAAACAAGAAAGTAACCAGATTGTATTTCAGGTTATCGACACCGGAAAAGGAATTGACGCGAGATATAAAGACAAAGTTTTTGATAAATATTTCCAGATTCCGGGAAGTCAAAAATCAGGAACCGGATTAGGTTTAGCGATTAGTAAAGAATTCATTGAAGCACAAAATGGTATTATTGGTGTTGAAAGTAATTTAGGTCTGGGAAGTACATTTTGGTTTTCGTTAAAGGTTTAG
- a CDS encoding sensor protein KdpD: MEQEKENNAQHFLDLIQKSRKGKFKVYIGMSAGVGKTYRMLQEAHSLLRNGIDVKIGYIETHMRKETHELLSGLPVIPRRTIFYKGKELEELDVQAIINLRPEVVIVDELAHTNVEGSKNEKRWQDVLEILEAGINVISAVNIQHIESLNEDVKRITNVDVQERIPDNVLRLADEVVNIDLTSEDLIARLKEGKIYTPDKIQTALTNFFKSDQILQLRELALKEVASQVVRKVENEVPQLHALRHEKLLACISSNDKTAKIVIRKAARLASYYNGSWYVLYVETPKESSTKIALDKQRHLINNFKLAVQLGAEVIKVENKNITDAILMTVDEKQITTVCIGKPHLNLFKVILSTTIFRRLLNSLSLSNVDLVILS, encoded by the coding sequence ATGGAACAGGAAAAAGAAAATAATGCTCAACACTTTCTCGATTTAATTCAGAAATCACGAAAAGGAAAGTTTAAAGTCTACATTGGGATGAGCGCCGGTGTGGGCAAAACTTACCGAATGCTACAAGAAGCACATTCGTTATTGAGGAACGGAATTGATGTAAAAATTGGTTACATCGAAACACATATGCGAAAAGAAACGCATGAACTTTTATCTGGTTTGCCCGTAATTCCGCGGCGAACCATTTTCTATAAAGGCAAAGAGCTCGAAGAACTAGATGTACAAGCGATTATCAATCTTAGACCTGAGGTTGTAATTGTTGACGAATTGGCGCACACAAATGTTGAAGGAAGCAAAAACGAAAAACGCTGGCAGGATGTTCTGGAGATTCTGGAAGCAGGAATCAATGTGATTTCGGCAGTAAATATTCAGCATATTGAGAGTTTGAATGAAGATGTAAAACGTATTACTAATGTTGACGTTCAGGAACGAATTCCAGACAATGTTTTGCGTTTGGCCGATGAAGTGGTGAACATCGATTTAACTTCTGAAGATTTGATTGCGCGCTTGAAGGAAGGAAAAATTTATACTCCGGATAAAATTCAGACGGCTTTGACCAATTTTTTTAAATCAGATCAGATTCTGCAATTGCGAGAATTGGCTTTGAAAGAAGTCGCAAGTCAGGTAGTTCGAAAAGTAGAAAACGAAGTACCTCAACTACATGCTTTACGCCATGAAAAACTGTTGGCTTGTATAAGCAGCAATGATAAAACGGCTAAAATCGTAATTAGAAAAGCAGCACGTTTAGCAAGTTATTATAACGGATCTTGGTATGTTTTGTATGTAGAAACTCCGAAGGAAAGCAGCACTAAAATTGCGTTAGACAAGCAACGCCATTTGATTAATAATTTTAAACTGGCGGTACAATTGGGCGCAGAAGTCATTAAAGTAGAAAACAAAAATATTACAGATGCTATTTTAATGACTGTTGACGAAAAACAAATTACAACTGTATGTATCGGAAAACCGCATTTGAATTTATTTAAAGTAATTTTGTCTACAACAATTTTTAGACGTTTATTAAATAGTCTGTCTTTATCAAATGTTGATCTTGTTATTCTGTCGTAA
- a CDS encoding porin: MKKIILTALIAFGFSNLHAQEETKSPFTFSGYVETYYSYDFGKPDNHTRPSFFYNYNKSNEVNINLGLAKVNYSKDNVRGNFALMAGTYAEYNMSAEQGLLKNIYEANVGVKISSTHNLWIDAGIMPAHIGFESAIGKDCQTLTRSILAENSPYYETGVKIGYTSESGKWYLAGMYLNGWQRIEKVKGNHTPAFGTQITYKPSDRVVLNWSTYVGNEQPDIDKKWRYFNNFYGQFKVTDKTNVTAGFDVGSQQAAKNSNKYDTWFSPVLILQYKPTDKIQLAARGEYYSDEKGVIIATETPNGFKTYGFSANFDYLVTDNVMFRVEARNLSSKDEIFTKNNLPTNTNAFVTTSLAISF; the protein is encoded by the coding sequence ATGAAAAAAATAATACTTACTGCTTTAATCGCTTTTGGTTTTAGCAATTTACATGCACAAGAAGAAACAAAAAGTCCGTTTACATTTTCAGGATATGTAGAGACCTATTATAGTTATGATTTTGGAAAACCTGATAATCATACGCGACCAAGTTTTTTTTATAATTATAATAAAAGTAATGAAGTGAATATCAATTTGGGTTTGGCAAAAGTGAATTATTCGAAAGATAATGTTCGTGGAAATTTTGCCTTAATGGCCGGAACTTATGCTGAATATAATATGTCGGCTGAACAAGGTCTATTGAAAAATATTTATGAAGCAAATGTGGGTGTGAAGATTTCTTCAACTCATAATTTATGGATTGATGCGGGAATTATGCCGGCACACATAGGTTTTGAAAGTGCTATTGGTAAAGATTGCCAAACTCTGACCCGAAGCATTCTGGCTGAAAACTCTCCGTATTATGAAACGGGTGTAAAAATTGGTTATACATCTGAGTCCGGAAAATGGTATTTGGCGGGAATGTATTTGAATGGCTGGCAACGTATTGAAAAAGTAAAAGGCAATCATACGCCTGCTTTTGGAACACAGATTACGTATAAACCATCAGACAGAGTTGTTTTAAACTGGAGCACTTATGTTGGAAATGAGCAACCGGATATCGACAAAAAATGGCGTTATTTTAATAACTTTTACGGACAATTTAAAGTAACTGACAAAACAAATGTTACCGCTGGTTTTGATGTTGGTTCGCAACAAGCGGCTAAAAACAGTAATAAATACGACACTTGGTTTTCACCAGTTTTGATTCTGCAATACAAACCAACTGATAAAATTCAATTAGCGGCTCGTGGCGAGTATTATAGTGATGAAAAAGGAGTTATTATTGCAACAGAAACTCCAAATGGTTTTAAAACTTACGGATTTTCAGCTAACTTTGATTACTTAGTTACTGATAATGTAATGTTTAGAGTAGAAGCAAGAAATCTTTCTAGTAAAGATGAAATATTTACAAAAAACAATCTTCCAACGAATACAAATGCGTTTGTAACAACTTCGCTGGCGATTAGTTTCTAG
- a CDS encoding K(+)-transporting ATPase subunit C, with translation MKTIFSLLKLTLLTLVLFAVIYPLAIYGIAQFAPNHGKGETISVNGKVVGYQKIGQKFDKSNYFWGRPSAVDYNAAGSAGSNKGPSNAEYLALVQKRIDTFLVVHPYLKKSEIPSDMVTASGSGLDPNISPQGALIQVKRVAKERKLSEDKVKALVESKINTPKVMGTPTLNVLELNVALDQLK, from the coding sequence ATGAAAACTATTTTTTCACTATTAAAACTTACACTGCTTACTTTAGTATTGTTTGCAGTTATTTATCCCTTAGCAATTTATGGAATTGCTCAGTTTGCTCCAAATCACGGAAAAGGAGAAACTATTTCGGTTAACGGAAAAGTGGTTGGATACCAAAAAATTGGTCAGAAATTCGATAAGTCAAATTATTTCTGGGGAAGACCCTCGGCTGTTGATTATAATGCCGCCGGAAGTGCCGGAAGTAACAAAGGGCCAAGCAATGCTGAATATTTGGCTTTGGTTCAAAAAAGAATTGATACGTTTTTAGTTGTTCATCCTTATTTGAAAAAATCTGAAATCCCTTCCGATATGGTTACAGCTTCCGGAAGTGGATTGGATCCGAATATTTCGCCTCAAGGCGCTTTGATCCAGGTGAAACGGGTTGCCAAAGAAAGAAAATTATCTGAGGATAAAGTAAAAGCTTTGGTTGAATCTAAAATTAATACTCCAAAAGTTATGGGAACTCCAACGCTTAATGTGTTGGAATTGAATGTGGCTTTGGATCAGTTGAAATAA